A DNA window from Hordeum vulgare subsp. vulgare chromosome 1H, MorexV3_pseudomolecules_assembly, whole genome shotgun sequence contains the following coding sequences:
- the LOC123415194 gene encoding DNA replication complex GINS protein PSF1: MILTLLCSPAYQSESTKFFPRDDTKFPFPPPPAPLVRPIPLDKRPPRAICRPCRSQAPSSDRSGPVLERRSVEQVARGGGRAGGRGSRMYARRASQLLKELDACEPGQLVVFNSDVFDQVIRECGEHNAQFQALIRKMVEQNLDIETTRNEDHYGAAIHHLSLLRNKRCLMAYMYNRAETIRSFRWKIGPVLPHEIQEKLNFSEKEYFRSHSTAIKSYISEMDIDLTVDMVPPKDPYIQVRVLEDIGEVSLGDHSVSLTKNSLHFLRRTDAEQFISQGLMEEFLE; the protein is encoded by the exons ATGATCCTCACCCTGCTCTGCTCTCCCGCCTACCAAAGCGAGTCCACGAAATTTTTCCCGCGCGACGACACCAAATTCCCCTTCCCCCCACCGCCCGCGCCTCTCGTCCGGCCGATACCACTAGACAAACGCCCACCGCGCGCGATCTGCCGTCCCTGCCGGTCCCAGGCTCCAAGCAGTGACAGATCCGGCCCTGTCCTCGAGCGACGTTCCGTCGAACAGGTCGCGCGCGGCGGCGGGAGGGCTGGAGGGAGGGGGAGCAGGATGTACGCGAGGCGCGCGTCGCAGCTGCTGAAGGAGCTCGACGCCTGCGAGCCCGGCCAGCTCGTCGTTTTCAAC AGCGATGTATTTGATCAGGTCATTAGAGAGTGCGGTGAGCACAATGCACAGTTTCAGGCATTGATCAG AAAAATGGTGGAGCAAAACTTAGACATTGAAACAACAAGAAACGAAGACCACTATGGTGCAGCTATTCACCATCTCTCGCTGCTCCGCAACAAAAGATGCCTTATGGCTTACAT GTACAACCGAGCAGAAACTATTCGGAGTTTTAGATGGAAAATTGGTCCTGTGCTTCCTCATGAAATACAAGAAAAGCTCAATTTTTCAGAAAAGGAGTACTTCAGGAGCCACTCTACAGCCATTAAGTCATATATCTCAGAGATGGATATAGATTTAACAGTG GACATGGTACCCCCCAAAGATCCTTATATCCAGGTACGGGTGCTGGAGGACATTGGTGAAGTATCTCTTGGTGACCATTCCGTATCATTGACCAAAAACTCACTCCATTTCCTTAGGCGCACAGATGCAGAACAATTTATATCACAG GGTCTCATGGAAGAATTTCTGGAGTAG